A region of the Candidatus Bathyarchaeota archaeon genome:
CTTATCGCAATAAACCCGTTTTCCTGTCAGTAAAAGCACCTTCACAATTATTAGTAAAGGCTGACTTTGGGATGGTCACTGGTCGGTGCTATACTTCTTGTTGTCTTCCAAGGTATCCGAGTCTTTTGTCTCACAGTACTCTAGGGGAAATAGAGTAAATCTAAGAGGGATTAAGAATCATTTCTCAATGCAACTTAGCTCTAGTTTCCTGATCTCAATTGTCATAATTCCTACTGCGCGCGTTTGTACTCATCTTTACGCTCGTTAATAGAATTAAGCAAGCTTTACACCCCATTTATTCATGAATGCTATCTCATCGAGACCTTTTTTGGTCTTCTTTAACGTTTTATCTTCTGAGTATCCCACAGGGAGGATGGCTTCCAACTTAAAGCCTTGGGGGGCTTTGAGTTCAGCAAGGGGAAGCTTAGGGTTCGACGGGGTGTACGTAATAGTGCTTAGCCCACGTTCCTCCAAGGCGAGGATTAAGTGCCCCATGGCAATCCAGATAGACTCTCTAGCATATTGAGTTGAAACATTCATGAGAACAGCGATAAGAATAGGCGCCTCTTCAAGAAAGGGTTTTTCGTGGCTGAATCCGTGGTTTAGAAGCCACTCCCTGAAGTCTCCCTTTACTTTAGTGTAGAGAATCTGCTCAGACTTTTCAGAGGCATCTCTGATCCGCTTCTTAAGGTCTGGCTCAGTTATTATAATGAACCTCCAGGGTTGCCCGTTTGCTCCAGAGGGGGCCTGGCGCGCTACTTTAAGTGCGTAAAGGATGTCATCCATAAGTACCTGTTTAATAGAGAACTTTCTCACTGACTTACGCCTGGTGGCTAGTTCGAGGACAAGTCCTCCCAAGGTTGTTTTACTCATGGGATGATAGAAACGCAGGAAATCCATAAAAGGATTCTCGCACGGATTTTGTCCTTACGCGGAGGGACCTAATATTCCGTCAAATCCCCATTCCTGGTTGGATGCCACTCCTTGGTCAGCTCTGGATATAGCGCAGCTAGGTTGTACTCGTGGGAAAGTTTCAACTCAGATAAATCTGGTGCTATAACATAAAAGACTCGCCAATCATCTGCGAAGCCTACGTTTTTCGCAGTACGGACCCCTTCTGTCTCATCAATTCTCCGACTCTTTCCCCTTTTGCATTTTTTGCCAGTCGAGGACACTAAGGGAACCCATTTGACCTGCTGGGAGCTGGTTTTCTCCGAGTGCCTGAACTACGGTGGGAATATGATTCCTGTTTAGTAAAATGAAGTTTCTCTGTAACTCTATGAGTTGTGTCTTTAATTGGTTAATCTCGTTTTGAGTTCTCTTTAATTCCTCTGCTGTTCTAGTATCCTCTAATCCAAGGACTTCATCATATAGTTCCTTGTATTTGCCTCCGAGGATTCCGTTATTTTTGGCTGTGTATGCGCCATCATTATTTCCAAGGCTTTTCCCTGCATAGCGTTTGCCATAATCTTTCAATCCTTGCGATGTCCACGCATTCAAGAAAAATTTTCTGAAACTGTGTGCTGTGATCCGTATCCCGTTTTGTCGTAATTTCCTTGAGTGGTTGATGAAGACATTTGTGATAGCTGTCTTTTGCATGGCTAGACCAGCTTCTGAACCCTTTCTACTTATTTGCTCGCCTCGCCTTGGACCTCTGGTGATTCGCATTTTACCTCCTTTAGTAGAAGCAATGGTCCTGAAGATTGGACCTGAAATATTATTCCCAATGTAGTCTTTCAGAGCCTGAATTGATTCTGGTCCTAAACAGACATATGCGTTTACACCTGTCTTCTTGGTGCGTAGCGGTTTAATCCAATACCTGAATTCACGCCCTCGTGAATCATGATCAATACGCATTCCATTGAAATAACCAACCGTCAATTGAGCGAGATCTGATACTCTGAGACCTGTATCCTTCGCTGTAAGGATCAAGGCTCGTAATCGATAATCGTTTCCTGCTGTTTCGAGAAGGTGTCGTATCTGGTCTTTTATTATGAGATTTACATCATTCGCCTCGACACTTTTTCCCTCGTCACGAGGTAATTCTGATAATCCATTCGCTCTAAGGAATCGATTCAAGGCTTTTTTATAGTTTTTAGCTGTGTTTGGATTGAGTCCTTTATTCTCTATGAGGTGCTTCCTAAAATCTTCAAAAGCCATCCTTAGAGCCAGCTTATCGCCGCTTTCTCTTGAGTCTTGATTTACAGATTCAATTGCATATAGTTCGTTGGGGGAATCTCCAAGGTATTTGCAGAATTGATCTAACTGCATCAAATATCCGTTCCGAGTTTTTTCAGAAACATTACCCAATGAGAATTCAAAATTCTCTAAAGGCGTTTTATTCTCCGAATACTCCTTTAACCCTATCAATATGTTTAAAATTGCGTCCAATATTTAAGAATAATGATATACGGTATGGTCGTCGAGGTGGACGATACCCGTATTTGCGGGCGTTAATCAGGTTGGGGCGACTTGTTGGGCGGCGCCGTCGTGGTAATGCGCCGGGTCGGAACGGGGGAATCCTACTCTGGAGAAATATCCATTGATCTATTTCAGGGCAAAACATTCAAGAGCAAGGAGTATCTTGCTCAAGCCCTCCGGGTGGTAGCTGAGGGTATGGAAAAGCTCCTTGTTTCCAAAGAAGAGCCAATACACATTTGCTCAGGTTATATTCTCTCTAGGGCAAAAGAGGCTATGATCAACGAGGGCTACACGGTGAAGAGTGTCAAGATCATAGGCCCTACCCAGGAGTTAGCTGAGCAGGAATTTCTTAAAAGTCTCGCCCGCCTTGGAGTCGGCGACATGTTCACCGTCTTTAGAAAGCGTAGTTTCAACTCATTTCTCGAATGGGTTCACGGAGATCTCAGGGCAAGGGAGCGATTTGTAAAGACCGGTTGGACCTCTTGGTCCAGATTGAGAGAAGAAGGGGCCTCCACATGAATTCAATTCGAAGGGACTACAAACTGGCAATAGCCCTACCTTCCTCCCTCGTTTCAGAGATTCCTCACCTCAGGGAGCAAACAAGTGTCATAGGCCGTATAGCGAGAATTGCGGTCATCCATAGGATTGATGACATCTATATCTACAGGGACTTTCCGGACGAATCCAAACTGATCCGGCTCATCTTGACCTATATTGAGACCCCTCAATATCTTCGGAAAAACCTGTTCGGAATAAGAGAGGAGCTAAGATACGTCGGTATTCTCCCGCCTCTTAGAACTCCCCACCATCCCTCTGAACGACGTTCCAGCAGACTCGAGGCAGGGGAGTTCAGGGAGGGAGTTGTTCTCTCGGAGAATTACGGAGAGTATCTCGTGGATATAGGTATCAAAACTCTCGTCAAGGTTACCGGACGTGGCCCCTCCATTGGCGGACGAACGACTGTACTCATTACTAGCATTCGGCCTATGTTGATGGGAAAATTCGCTAAGAGAGGGGATGTAAAATATTATTGGGGGTATGGTGTCCATCTATCTAGAAACGGATTGGGAAAGCTTGCTTCGAGCAATAGCTTTGATTTAAAATTTGCAACCTCGAGGCTTGGCTCTCCTTTTAGAGACATAGAATCTAAGTTTAGAGCTCGTTTAACTGATGCAAAGAGCGTATTGGTTGCTTTCGGCTCTCATAAAGAAGGGATCCAAGAGATATTAGGGAGGAAAGGCCTGGAAATCGGAGAGGTCTTCGATTTTACAGCAAACGTAGTCCCTGATCAGGGAAGTGTAACTGTAAGAACAGAGGAGGCTATGAGCGCCACCCTTGCGCTTCTCGGGATGCTCCGTTGAGGACTCGACGTTTTTTTAGGATAGTCACTCTATTTTTTTAGGGGTTCCAGATTAGTTTCTGACGATGATATCATCAAGTTGGAACTCAAGGAAAAAACTCTCCTTGTAAAATATATATCCTCAAAGCTAAAGAGTCCGCGGTCAAAGTCCGGATTGCGAATGATGATTAAAAATAATACCTAAAACTCCACAGTACTTCGATTCCACTGGGTGGTCTCTTGAGATATAAAGGCCCTAGCTATTCAGTCCCCCTAATGTTAGAGTGGCCAGCACGTGACTTGGATAAAAGTACATGGTCCTGAGCCAGCTAGGGATCCAACTGAAAAGTCTCAGCCCTAGCAGCCGAGCTAGATAAACCCTCTGATAGGAATGTTGTAACAGCTTAAGGAGATGAAGGAGACTCTGGAAGCAGTTTGAAAGAAGCTTTGGCTCCAGGAGGGAGCACTGGCAGCTTGATAATCTCCATCTTAAGAACCCTGAGTGTTAACCGGATAGTTAAAAGGGGAGTCTATTTCATCATTGAAAACTGGTTCGCCTAAGCTCGCACGGCACGCGAAGGTCTATTGAGATATGTGATGTTTGCGGCTACATAGCGAACGCTACCGATAAATGCCATATCAATATAGCAAAGAAAGAAATAGTCAAGTTCTATGCTGGATAGATCTTTTTAATGGCACAATATTTGTTTCAAAGGAAATTCTTGAGAATACCTATAGTCTAAGTTGGGGATATCAACCCATCTTATATTCCCTTTAAGACATAACCCATTTGATCTCTTTGAAAATAGGCGTGACGGGCGGCGCAGGATATATCGGTTCTCAACTAGTGAAGAGCCTCATTGAAAGGAATAACGAAGTCGTCTCAATAGACAACCTGATGAACAGTAACTATAGCTACTTGAGGACCTGGGGAGTAAGTAATGGAGTTAGTTTGCTCAAAGGGGATATAAGAGACATAGATTCCTTGTTGAGGGCTTTTGAGGATTGCGACGTAATAGCTCACCTGGCGGCCCTACCAGGCCTCATCAAATGCAGGGAGCGACCCGCTGAAGCTACATCAATCAACGTTTATGGTACATACAACGTCCTTGAGGCCGCAAGAAGGCTGGGGATCGGGAAAGTTGTGTTCTGCTCGACAGCAGCGGTCTATGGAAAGCCCACGGAGATGCCAGTTATTGAGAACCTCCCCTTGAGACCCCTCAACTTATACGGGGTCACTAAGCTCGCGGGGGAGAGACTGATGGACGTCTTTAGCAGCGATTACGGGATTGCTACATTAAGCCTTCGCTTCGGGAATGTTTTCGGTATTGGCCTATTCACCAATTATGATACGGTTATACCCAAGTTTATCAGGATGGGTCTAAATGGGGAGAACCTTACCGTCTACGGGGACGGCTCCAGCACCAGGGACTTCGTGCATGTAGAGGACATCGCCCAAGCCGTCATCCTCGCCCTCAAATCCAAGGATAAAGGGAGCGATGTCTATAATGTCGGGGGTGAGACAATGGAGATCGGAGTGGTAGCAAAGAGAATCATTGAGGCCATCAAAAAATCCACGGGGGAAAAGGTAGGTATCGTCAATTTTCCCCCCCGTGTAGGAGAGACAAAGGAATTTAGCTATAGCTTAGATAAAATAAAGAAGGGTCTTAAGTATAAACCAAAATGGAATATCCAACAGGGAATTGAACAAATAATCAAGTTCAGTATTATCTGAGTTAGAAATTGATTTGGTCAACTAAGGCGATAATAAAAGAACAGGAGGATGATAGGCAACGGTCGTGATTCCCGCTCTAAACAAGAAGAAGCCCATATGTGAGAACGTCAGGGAAGAGATCAACCATGCGCTCGTCGACATCCCTGTCATGATCACCCAGCTTAGGGGGCAAAGCATCAAACACGACAAACGTCTACCGGTTTCATGAATTAAGTAAAATATTGATTATTTTTCACTTTCCTGGAACTCCCAGTCACCTCTTTGAAACCGGTAGGGGAGGGTCTAAGAGGCTAATCTCGCGTGAGCCTACCCTAAGGCTGGCTGTTTGTACTGTTTTAGGTCTTACCGTTAGGAGTGAAGGTTAGTATGATCTAAGCGTTCACGTTGGTATGGATAGAGTAGGTACGGCTATTGGTGTTTTTCCGATAGACATTTAGGAAGATAAAAAGATCTATGCATATTGCCACAGCTATAACCAGACCCTACTTAGCAAAGTTAACCAGGTAACATTGTTTAAGAGGATATCAGTTGGTGAGTTCGATAGATATATGGCAGGCTCTTTACTCAAGATCCTCATCACGAATCAGAGGGGCATATTCATCATCGCCTACCGATGAGGAGTGAGGAGCTCCCTCAAGAAAAGGATTTTGTACTTATTGAAGAAGAAGAAACTTATCCATTCGGGTGACAAGCTATATTGATGGGCACTATCAGCGCAGTCTATACGGCTACAGGGATAGTCGTCCCAGTGTGGAACGAGGCAAATAGTCTATATCAGGAAGGATATGGATCCTTGATGATGGACAGTCGGGTCCTCTCACTCCAACCTTTTGAGGCACTATTTCTCGTGGAGCGCCAGAAAATTTCTATCATAGAAGAACAGACTAAATATAGATTGGTATTCAGGGAACTCCTCAATAGTTTCTCAACTGATGATCCGGACATATGGACAAGATACATTGTATATCGGGATCTGAGGACCCGAGGATTCGTCGTGAAAAGGGGTAAGGACCAAGAGGTAGATTTTCTTGTCTACGAGAGAGGATCATATGGAAAAAAGGTGCCCAGATACGAGATCTACATGATCTGGGAGGGATCGAAGGTGCCAGTGGACCGCCTGGGAAAGGTGCTAGATGAGGCCACTAGATCGGATAGGACCCTTCGCCTTGCCGTGGTTGACCGGAGAGGAGAAATCGTCTACTACACCTTATCCGAAGCTTTTAGTAGTTAATATTTAGATTGAAGAGTCGTTTTTACAATTATACTAGCACGCGATTTTGACGACGTGAAACACTTTAAGAAACTAAAATAGTTAAGCGGGGTGTGTTGAGTGAAAAGCGGGTTCTGTGGGATTCAAACCAGAGACCAGTGAAGATATCTCCCGTCTCCTCTCCATTATTATTACAAAATAGAATGGAAGGATCAATTCTCATTGATTAAGGGTAAGTAATAAAATTACCAATATTCTATACCTTATTCGACATGGATTTTGTTGGGGGAGAATAGAGCTCCTCAACCAAATCCTCAATCTTAACCATCCTCTGCTCAGATGTCCCCATATCCCGAAGGGAAACACAGCCTTCGTTGAGCTCCCTTTCGCCTACAACAACAACCTTCCTGAATCCCTTCCGATTGGCATTGTCGAGCTGCTTTCTTAGCCCCCGGTTCATTATCTCCATCTCGGTAGGGATTCCTGCTCTTCTGATATCCTGAGCGATAGCGATAGCTTTGTATCGGACTGCCTTGGAAGCTACGGCTACATAGACTTTTGGCCCTAGCTCCTTGCTCTTGAAAACCTCCATCTTCTCCAGAAGGGAGAGAAGTCTGTGAATTCCCATGGAAATCCCAGTCATAGGAGTAGCCTTGCCCCCGAAGGTCTCCACGAGGTTATCATATCTCCCCCCTCCAGCGATACTTCCTGCCCCCTCAAAGCCCTCAGCGTAGATTTCAAAAATTGGGCCAGTATAGTAATCAAGGCCTCTTGCAAGTCCAAGGTCGATTATAAGATATTGAGCGATACTAAAGCTCTCAGCGTAATCCACTATTGCACCCAGGGAGTCGCAGGCTATCAGACCTAAGGCATCACCACTGATGTGGGCCCTTGTCTTCTCCAAAGTCTCCTGTGGATTTCCCTTCGTCGAAGTCAACTCAAGAAGGCGCTCAGATGCATTGAAAGGAGCACCAATTTTTCCGAGTTCCTTGAGGACTCCCTCATCGCCGATCTTTTTCCTTTTATCCACTGCTCTGAAGATTTCTGGATATCGATCTGTCGGAAGCCCGGATACGCGGATTATTGACTCTAATAGCCTACGGTCGTTGAGCCTTATCACGAATCCTTCGAAGCCGATCTTCTTAAGGCAGTCGACCGCCACTGAGAGTACCTCTGTGTCCGCAATGGGGTCTGCAACCCCTACGATATCAACGTCCATTTGCCAGAACTCTCTTCGGCTCATCTCAGATGGACGCTCATACCTCCAAACGGGGCCTATGGCATAGCGTTTGAAGGGCCTAGGGAGCTCTCGGTGGGATGCTATAACCCTAGCAAGGGAGGCAGTCCATTCAAACCTAAGACCCAGCTCCCTTCCAGATTTGTCTTTGAAGTAGTAAATCTGTTTAAGGATATCCTCCCCGCTCTTGATCTTGAGCATCTCCCAGCTCTCGAAGACTGGGGTACCAAGGGGCCCATAACCATATGCCTCAAAAACGGATCTGATGTTGTCTTGGATCCAGTTCCTCTTCCACATCTCCTGGGGAAGGAAATCTCTCGTACCTCTTGCAGGTTGAAACATTATTTTACACCTATTCTTGGTGCCCCTTAAAGGAGGGGGCTTTTGTTGAATCAATGTTCCTCCCATTTAAAACTTGAATCATGGATGAATAAACCTCAAGTCAAATTATTCAAAAAAGGTGAATGCATGAAATTCATTGATTAAGTGAAGGATGAAAACACTCGTCCCCGATGAATACTATCCCTAGCTTTTTTTATTCGTAGAGGAAGCCATACAACATTAATATTTGGTTTTTCCATATCGAAAAAAGGGAGATCGTCATATCAGAAACGTCTCCACCCTTTCAACACCTCTACCAGGGTTCTTTCTCTTCAGTTTTATGACCCCAATTTCCATGGTATTCTTTACATGAGTCCCTCCGCACGGCATCCTCACCGGACCGCATTGCCAAATACGAATCTTTGGACTCTGGGGGTCGGGACTAATGGTTATATCGTGTCCCTCAGCAAGGAAAGCGTTGGTATCCTTCTGGGATTTTGCCAGCCCCTCTGCTGGTAGGCGGCCCTCATAGACGTAATCAGTTCGATCCTTTTTTTCGTCAACCCTGGAGCCAACCCTGTCCATCATTCCTATGCTCTGCCAGAGGAAGTACTCCATTAGATGGGATGCTGAATGGAGCTTCATGATACGATATCGGTGATTCCAATCAATCTCACAGTCAACATAATCACCGACTTTAAAAACAGGTGGAGTTTCGAGAATGTGATGGATGGTCTCATTTTTCTTCCCTGTGTCGATGACCCTCATGCCGCCT
Encoded here:
- a CDS encoding nitroreductase family protein codes for the protein MSKTTLGGLVLELATRRKSVRKFSIKQVLMDDILYALKVARQAPSGANGQPWRFIIITEPDLKKRIRDASEKSEQILYTKVKGDFREWLLNHGFSHEKPFLEEAPILIAVLMNVSTQYARESIWIAMGHLILALEERGLSTITYTPSNPKLPLAELKAPQGFKLEAILPVGYSEDKTLKKTKKGLDEIAFMNKWGVKLA
- a CDS encoding tyrosine-type recombinase/integrase, yielding MIGLKEYSENKTPLENFEFSLGNVSEKTRNGYLMQLDQFCKYLGDSPNELYAIESVNQDSRESGDKLALRMAFEDFRKHLIENKGLNPNTAKNYKKALNRFLRANGLSELPRDEGKSVEANDVNLIIKDQIRHLLETAGNDYRLRALILTAKDTGLRVSDLAQLTVGYFNGMRIDHDSRGREFRYWIKPLRTKKTGVNAYVCLGPESIQALKDYIGNNISGPIFRTIASTKGGKMRITRGPRRGEQISRKGSEAGLAMQKTAITNVFINHSRKLRQNGIRITAHSFRKFFLNAWTSQGLKDYGKRYAGKSLGNNDGAYTAKNNGILGGKYKELYDEVLGLEDTRTAEELKRTQNEINQLKTQLIELQRNFILLNRNHIPTVVQALGENQLPAGQMGSLSVLDWQKMQKGKESEN
- a CDS encoding RNA methyltransferase — encoded protein: MNSIRRDYKLAIALPSSLVSEIPHLREQTSVIGRIARIAVIHRIDDIYIYRDFPDESKLIRLILTYIETPQYLRKNLFGIREELRYVGILPPLRTPHHPSERRSSRLEAGEFREGVVLSENYGEYLVDIGIKTLVKVTGRGPSIGGRTTVLITSIRPMLMGKFAKRGDVKYYWGYGVHLSRNGLGKLASSNSFDLKFATSRLGSPFRDIESKFRARLTDAKSVLVAFGSHKEGIQEILGRKGLEIGEVFDFTANVVPDQGSVTVRTEEAMSATLALLGMLR
- a CDS encoding NAD-dependent epimerase/dehydratase family protein encodes the protein MTGGAGYIGSQLVKSLIERNNEVVSIDNLMNSNYSYLRTWGVSNGVSLLKGDIRDIDSLLRAFEDCDVIAHLAALPGLIKCRERPAEATSINVYGTYNVLEAARRLGIGKVVFCSTAAVYGKPTEMPVIENLPLRPLNLYGVTKLAGERLMDVFSSDYGIATLSLRFGNVFGIGLFTNYDTVIPKFIRMGLNGENLTVYGDGSSTRDFVHVEDIAQAVILALKSKDKGSDVYNVGGETMEIGVVAKRIIEAIKKSTGEKVGIVNFPPRVGETKEFSYSLDKIKKGLKYKPKWNIQQGIEQIIKFSII
- the hisS gene encoding histidine--tRNA ligase gives rise to the protein MIQQKPPPLRGTKNRCKIMFQPARGTRDFLPQEMWKRNWIQDNIRSVFEAYGYGPLGTPVFESWEMLKIKSGEDILKQIYYFKDKSGRELGLRFEWTASLARVIASHRELPRPFKRYAIGPVWRYERPSEMSRREFWQMDVDIVGVADPIADTEVLSVAVDCLKKIGFEGFVIRLNDRRLLESIIRVSGLPTDRYPEIFRAVDKRKKIGDEGVLKELGKIGAPFNASERLLELTSTKGNPQETLEKTRAHISGDALGLIACDSLGAIVDYAESFSIAQYLIIDLGLARGLDYYTGPIFEIYAEGFEGAGSIAGGGRYDNLVETFGGKATPMTGISMGIHRLLSLLEKMEVFKSKELGPKVYVAVASKAVRYKAIAIAQDIRRAGIPTEMEIMNRGLRKQLDNANRKGFRKVVVVGERELNEGCVSLRDMGTSEQRMVKIEDLVEELYSPPTKSMSNKV
- a CDS encoding alanyl-tRNA editing protein, whose translation is MSETVKLFNDDFYLTTFKGKVVSIDGNIVELNQTGFYPEGGGQIGDIGVLGGMRVIDTGKKNETIHHILETPPVFKVGDYVDCEIDWNHRYRIMKLHSASHLMEYFLWQSIGMMDRVGSRVDEKKDRTDYVYEGRLPAEGLAKSQKDTNAFLAEGHDITISPDPQSPKIRIWQCGPVRMPCGGTHVKNTMEIGVIKLKRKNPGRGVERVETFLI